Proteins encoded together in one Acholeplasma hippikon window:
- a CDS encoding sigma-70 family RNA polymerase sigma factor codes for MINDYELIYLYKESMNEAIFERIIEKYRPLIWKNIYKFFVKTQDQDDFYQEAVILLYQALQKFDENQNKTFTKYYELLLTRRFVQLKDKTAKYVLFPNSELIEETYTPDFDNFNEAPELAPLEEKIYQMYFVDKMITKSIAEQLQISEKSVKNAIYRIKCKMKH; via the coding sequence ATGATCAATGATTATGAATTAATTTATTTATATAAAGAAAGTATGAATGAAGCGATTTTTGAAAGAATCATTGAAAAGTATCGGCCACTAATTTGGAAAAATATATATAAATTCTTTGTTAAAACGCAAGATCAAGACGATTTTTATCAAGAAGCAGTAATTTTACTTTATCAAGCACTTCAAAAGTTTGATGAAAATCAAAATAAGACATTTACAAAATATTATGAACTTTTATTAACAAGACGATTTGTTCAATTAAAAGATAAGACTGCAAAATATGTACTTTTCCCTAATTCTGAATTAATTGAAGAAACGTATACCCCTGATTTTGATAATTTTAATGAAGCGCCAGAACTAGCGCCATTAGAAGAAAAAATCTATCAAATGTATTTTGTGGATAAAATGATCACAAAATCTATCGCTGAACAGTTGCAAATATCAGAAAAATCTGTAAAAAATGCAATATATCGCA